A region of the Burkholderia pyrrocinia genome:
TGGCGGACAATCCATCGAATGCCGGGAGACGAACCCTGCGCGCGCCGTATTCCCCGACGAGCGCGAAGGGCGACAGGACGAGGATGCGATGACCGACTTTTCTGATTTCCAGCGGGACATTGCCGACGCCGCAAGGGCGACATTCAACGCGTTGCGGGCATTGCACCCGGACGAGCATTTCTACGCGTTCGCGCTTTATACGGACAGCGGCGCGATGACGGTGGTGCCGGCGGCCAATTCGGTCGAAGGGCTGAGCCGGGTCCGCGCGCAACAGGCGGTCGCGGACGATGATCCGTGGTTTGCGTGGGGCTGTTCCGAATGGGCGTACGCGGCGGCGGAGGCGTCGCCGTTCAACGCGATCTGCGGCAAGCTGGCCGATGAAGTGCTGAGCCCGCAGTTTGTGCGGTCGAGGTTCGCGGAATTTTCCCGGCAGCTTCACACCGACATGATCGAGGCGTTGCGGCTGCTCGATCGCGACGGTGTGTTCGGCACGGGCGACGCAAGGGCGGCCATCACGCTGTTCGTGTCGATCAGCGACGACGACGCAGCCGAGGCACTGGAAAACGAATCGGCGAAAGCGCTGAATCCGCCGGCCGTCGTCGACAAATTCCTGCGTCGGTACGACTAAGCAACCGGAATGCCGTCGCGGCGGGCCAGCGTTGCAACGTGCAACGCACGGCGGGCGCTGCATCCGCCCGCGTGCGTGCCCCTTTGATCCGTTACGGCTTCGCGCCCACGACGAACTCGAAGGTCGCGACGCCATCGACGCCGCCCGTCACGCGGTCGCGCGGCTGCAGCGCGCCGACGCCGGCCGGCGTGCCGGTGAAGATCAGGTCGCCGGCCTTCAGTTCGACCGAACGCGACACGTACGCGATGACGTCGGGCACGGCCCAGATCATGTCGGCCAGATCGCCTTGCTGGCGCGTTTCGCCGTTGACCGCGAGCCAGATGCGGCCGGCGGCCGGGTGGCCGGTGGCCGTCGCCGCGCGCAGCGCGGTCACGGGGCCCGACGCGTCGAAGCCTTTCGCCCAGTCCCATGGACGGCTCAGCTTCTTCGCTTCGGCCTGCAGGTCGCGGCGCGTGAGGTCGACGCCGACGCCATAGCCCCATACGTGCGACAGCGCGTCGGCCGGGTCGATCGACCGGCCGTCCTTGCCGATCGCGACGACCAGCTCGATTTCATGATGGAGATCGCTCGTCAGCGGCGGATACGGGACGGTGCCGCTTGCCGGGACGATCGCGTCGGCCGGCTTCGTGAAGAAGAACGGCGGCTCGCGGTCGGGATCGGCGCCCATTTCGCGTGCATGGTCGGCATAGTTGCGGCCGACGCAGAACACGCGGCGCACCGGAAAGCGCGCGGACGACTGTTCGACTTCGACGGAAGGACGCTCGGAAGCGTCGATGACATAGGCGGACATCGGATAGCCTCGTTCGGTGGGAAGACGGATGCCGGCGCCCGGGCGGCGCACGGGCCGGCATGCGTGCAACGATACCGGACGCGCGTGCGGCCGGATGCGACGCAAATGCGTTTTACCGGGACAAAACTACGCGTCGGCGATTGTGGGTGCGTCGTCGCCGGCCGGCAAGGCGGCGTTCGCGTCGCGATACGCCTTCGGCGACACGCCGACCCGCGCGCGGAAGCGCCGCGCGAAATACCCTTCGTCGCGAAAGCCGACCGAGCGCGCGATGTCCGCGATGCGCCGGCTCGTGTGGGCCAGCAGCGATTGCGCGAGCGCGATCCGGCGCTCGGTCACGAGATCGGTGAACGTGCTGCCGGTTTCCTTGCGGACCAGGTGCGCGAGGTAGTTCGGCGACAGGAACGCGGCCTCGGCGGTCGCGGCGAGCGTCAGGTCCTCGCGGGTCAGGTTCGCCCGCACGTGACGCAGCACGCGCGCGAGCGCGTCGCGCCGGCCCGCGCGCTGGGCGCCGCGCTGCGCGAGCTTGTCGAGCGCGCCCGCGTACTGCGTGCAGACGAGCCCGATCAGTTGCAGCAGGTAGCCGCGCAGCAACGTGGTCGAGCCGAACGTGCGCACGCGATCGGTGTCGAGCATGCACAGCGCGAGGCGGCGCGCTTCGTCGTACGAGTCGCCGGTCAGGATGAAGTCGAGATGCTCCTGGAAGCGGAACGGCGTCAGCTCGGGAAAGCGGTGCGCGGGCACGTCCTCGAGATCGAGCGGATCGACGTCGAGATCGGCGCGCAGGAACGCCTGGCTGAAGTTGATGACGATGAAGTGCGCGCCTTCCGGATGCGGGATCAGGTGCTCGCGGTGCGGCAGCACGAACGCGAGCGCGCCACGCGGAAACGGCCGCGTGACGCCGCCGATCCGCTGCTCGGTGTCGCCGCCGAGATTGAACTGGATCTGGAAATACGCGTGCCGGTGCGGCTCGGTGATCGCCTGGCGCGACGCCTGGTCGCGGATGTAGAAATCGAGCCGGTCGCTGCGTTCGGGCATCCCGTACAGGCGCGGCGGGGCGGTGGATGGCATGAAGGATTCTGCGGTTCGTGACGCGGTTGAGCCGCGATGGTACAGCGAACCGGGCGCGGCCGGAATGCGCGGGGCCGCGCGATCAACCGGCAACCAGCGGCGCCACCCGGCGGCGCAGCTCGGGCACGACTTCGGCGTCGAACCACGGATGGTGCTTGAACCACGCCTGGTTGCGCGGCGAAGGATGCGGCAGCGGCAGCACATTGGGGCCGTAGTCGCGCCATGCGCGCACGGTGTCGGTCAGCGTTGCCTTGCGCGACTCGCGCAGGAAATGCCGCTGCGCATACTGGCCGATCAGCAGCGTCAGCCGGATCGACGGCAACTCGGCAACCAGCCGGTCGATCCACAGTTGCGCGCATTCGGGGCGCGGCGGGTTGTCGCCGCTTGCGCCGCGGCCCGGGTAGCAGAAGCCCATCGGCACGATCGCGAAGCGCGTCTCGTCGTAGAAGGGTTCGGCATCGACATCGAGCCAGTCGCGCAACCGCTTGCCGCTCGCGTCGTCCCACGGGATGCCGCTCGCATGGACACGCGCGCCCGGCGCCTGCCCGACGATCAGGATGCGCGCGTCGCGATGGGCGCGCACGACCGGCCGCGGGCCGAGCGGCAACTCGGCTTCGCATGCACGGCACGCGCGGATTTCGGTGAGCAGCACGTCGAGCGGCGCGCGCGTTCGTTTCGGCATCGATTCGGATCGGGGACGGAGTGGCCATGCGGTGTCGTCCGTGCCGCGCATGCCCGAAGCCGCCGGGTGGCCCGGATCGGCGTGGCGCGGCGCCGGCGCGCGCGCGCCGACTGGATCACGCGGTGCGTATCACGCCTGCGACGGGCCCGCTGCGTCGCCTTCGGCGACCGCAGCATCATACAACGCGGTTTGCGCGATCGCCGCGGCGATCGCCGCGTCGTCGTGCGGACCGTCGAGCATGCCCCAGCGCCGGTATTGCAACAGGAACCACCGGCCTTCGAGCGGATCGGGCCGGTTCACGGCGCCGCCGTCGTGGAAGCGGATCGGCAGCGGCGGCTCGGCGAACGGCCCCGCGCCGTAGTCGCCGAGCAGGCGCGGCGCGATCAGCCGGGCCGGTACGCCGAGCGCGTCGGGCGACGCGAGCCAGTCGGCCGCCTCGCGGCGGTGCGCGGCGCTGTCGAGCCACGCGCACGCATCGACGAGCGTGCGGATCAGTGCGCGCGCGGTGGCCGGATACAGCGAGACGAAGTCGCGCCGGGCCGCGAGCACCTTTTCCGGATGATCGGGCCAGATCTCGCTCGTGACCGCAACGGTGCGGCCCGCGCCGC
Encoded here:
- a CDS encoding uracil-DNA glycosylase family protein; the protein is MPKRTRAPLDVLLTEIRACRACEAELPLGPRPVVRAHRDARILIVGQAPGARVHASGIPWDDASGKRLRDWLDVDAEPFYDETRFAIVPMGFCYPGRGASGDNPPRPECAQLWIDRLVAELPSIRLTLLIGQYAQRHFLRESRKATLTDTVRAWRDYGPNVLPLPHPSPRNQAWFKHHPWFDAEVVPELRRRVAPLVAG
- a CDS encoding helix-turn-helix transcriptional regulator, with translation MPSTAPPRLYGMPERSDRLDFYIRDQASRQAITEPHRHAYFQIQFNLGGDTEQRIGGVTRPFPRGALAFVLPHREHLIPHPEGAHFIVINFSQAFLRADLDVDPLDLEDVPAHRFPELTPFRFQEHLDFILTGDSYDEARRLALCMLDTDRVRTFGSTTLLRGYLLQLIGLVCTQYAGALDKLAQRGAQRAGRRDALARVLRHVRANLTREDLTLAATAEAAFLSPNYLAHLVRKETGSTFTDLVTERRIALAQSLLAHTSRRIADIARSVGFRDEGYFARRFRARVGVSPKAYRDANAALPAGDDAPTIADA
- a CDS encoding DUF4303 domain-containing protein; translation: MTDFSDFQRDIADAARATFNALRALHPDEHFYAFALYTDSGAMTVVPAANSVEGLSRVRAQQAVADDDPWFAWGCSEWAYAAAEASPFNAICGKLADEVLSPQFVRSRFAEFSRQLHTDMIEALRLLDRDGVFGTGDARAAITLFVSISDDDAAEALENESAKALNPPAVVDKFLRRYD
- a CDS encoding fumarylacetoacetate hydrolase family protein; the encoded protein is MSAYVIDASERPSVEVEQSSARFPVRRVFCVGRNYADHAREMGADPDREPPFFFTKPADAIVPASGTVPYPPLTSDLHHEIELVVAIGKDGRSIDPADALSHVWGYGVGVDLTRRDLQAEAKKLSRPWDWAKGFDASGPVTALRAATATGHPAAGRIWLAVNGETRQQGDLADMIWAVPDVIAYVSRSVELKAGDLIFTGTPAGVGALQPRDRVTGGVDGVATFEFVVGAKP